Proteins from a genomic interval of Spiroplasma diminutum CUAS-1:
- a CDS encoding SPE_1075/MLC_0560 family membrane protein gives MKYWLKNQKKLIKNNWKGILIKVILLILGVIVSSFGLALYQQPAVGGSQIDWFIYNALSLVEPFSKDGSVRGEVLNKFYPTSLTLVYIILIIFAIGFSIKPTMEEYKKLKSKIIWFSFLFVVIADIAITFIVPQIVGLFLRSLSELNIKNTDPNNLAIRNLALIGGFLAFVIGIALWVKSGLLLGPFNNICTQFIRLTKMNYAMGRLLIDISILILGFILFPFIIGEEGSNKTNFLLTNFGLGTICFTFLVGPIVNTQLNILNKFIDYEKLSNKK, from the coding sequence ATGAAATATTGATTAAAAAATCAAAAAAAGCTTATTAAAAATAACTGAAAAGGTATATTAATAAAAGTGATCTTATTAATATTAGGAGTAATAGTCAGTTCTTTTGGTTTAGCACTATATCAACAACCAGCAGTTGGGGGTAGTCAAATAGACTGATTTATCTATAATGCTTTATCATTAGTTGAGCCATTTTCAAAGGACGGATCTGTGAGAGGTGAAGTTTTAAATAAATTTTATCCAACAAGTTTAACACTGGTATATATAATATTAATTATTTTTGCTATAGGATTTTCAATTAAACCAACAATGGAGGAATATAAAAAATTAAAATCTAAAATAATTTGATTTAGTTTTCTATTCGTTGTTATTGCAGATATTGCAATAACATTTATTGTTCCTCAAATAGTTGGATTATTTTTAAGAAGTTTATCAGAATTAAATATAAAAAATACTGATCCAAATAATCTTGCAATTAGAAATTTAGCTTTAATTGGGGGATTTCTAGCATTTGTAATTGGAATAGCTTTATGGGTAAAATCAGGATTGCTATTGGGACCATTTAATAATATATGTACTCAGTTTATACGTTTAACTAAAATGAACTATGCAATGGGGAGATTATTAATAGATATAAGTATCTTAATTTTAGGTTTTATTTTATTTCCATTTATTATTGGTGAAGAGGGGTCTAATAAAACTAATTTCTTACTTACAAATTTTGGGTTAGGAACAATTTGCTTTACCTTCCTTGTAGGACCTATTGTAAATACTCAATTAAATATTTTAAACAAATTTATAGATTATGAAAAATTAAGTAATAAAAAATAA
- a CDS encoding DHH family phosphoesterase, translating to MFNNSQILLKKIKEYKNIIISKHVSPDWDTQGSAYGLREIILDNFEDKNVFVVGEVLNKGLREIDETKLTKEIINNAILITVDVANFERVDFEFKDEVKEIFKIDHHLEVDNFAENKIVDDSAIACTQVVTLWASELNLIISKEAATFLYFGLITDSGRFLFEKTNGQTFLAAKLLIESGVNITEIYSSLFLKNLELAIWYNKAFSIAEFKNNNSIAIIKVDEDVFKNIDLGEEEIKSALSVLSGIKEIKIWLMAYKTPFNEKIKVSIRSRDFDINSVAINYNGGGHKLASGAKINNWDELNSLVKDLEILVNKK from the coding sequence ATGTTTAATAATTCACAAATATTGTTAAAAAAAATTAAAGAGTACAAAAATATAATAATTTCAAAACATGTTTCTCCAGATTGAGATACTCAAGGTAGTGCTTATGGTTTAAGAGAAATTATTTTAGACAATTTTGAAGATAAAAATGTTTTCGTTGTTGGAGAAGTTCTGAATAAGGGCCTAAGAGAAATAGATGAAACTAAATTAACAAAAGAAATTATAAATAACGCAATTTTAATTACAGTTGATGTAGCTAATTTTGAAAGAGTTGATTTTGAATTTAAAGATGAGGTAAAAGAAATCTTTAAAATTGATCATCATTTAGAAGTTGATAATTTTGCTGAGAATAAAATTGTAGATGATAGTGCAATTGCGTGTACACAGGTTGTAACGCTTTGAGCTTCGGAATTAAATTTAATAATATCAAAAGAAGCTGCAACCTTTTTATATTTTGGTCTAATTACTGATTCAGGAAGATTTCTTTTTGAAAAAACTAATGGTCAGACTTTTTTAGCAGCAAAATTGTTAATTGAGTCAGGAGTTAATATTACAGAGATATATTCTTCTTTATTTTTAAAAAACCTTGAACTTGCAATCTGATATAACAAAGCATTTTCAATTGCTGAATTTAAGAATAATAATAGTATTGCTATAATTAAAGTAGATGAAGATGTATTTAAAAATATTGACTTAGGCGAAGAAGAAATAAAAAGTGCTTTATCAGTTCTTTCTGGTATAAAAGAAATTAAAATTTGATTAATGGCTTATAAAACTCCATTTAATGAAAAAATAAAGGTTTCAATTAGAAGCAGAGACTTTGATATTAATTCAGTTGCAATAAATTACAATGGAGGCGGACATAAATTAGCTTCTGGTGCTAAAATTAATAATTGAGATGAGTTAAACTCTCTAGTTAAGGATTTGGAAATCCTTGTAAATAAAAAATAA
- the rpmE gene encoding 50S ribosomal protein L31 has product MPKANIHPQYFEAKFVCTTCSNEFMSGSTKGEEVRIDTCSNCHPFYTGKQNFANAEGRVEKFKEKFVKKDAKLAEAEKASAAQKAENEKKAKEAKK; this is encoded by the coding sequence ATGCCAAAAGCAAACATACATCCACAATATTTTGAAGCTAAATTTGTTTGTACAACTTGTAGCAATGAATTCATGTCAGGATCAACAAAAGGAGAAGAAGTAAGAATAGATACTTGTTCAAATTGTCATCCTTTCTACACTGGTAAACAAAACTTTGCAAATGCAGAGGGACGTGTTGAAAAATTCAAAGAGAAATTTGTTAAAAAAGATGCAAAATTAGCTGAAGCAGAAAAAGCATCAGCAGCTCAAAAAGCAGAAAACGAAAAAAAAGCAAAAGAAGCTAAAAAATAA
- a CDS encoding helix-turn-helix domain-containing protein, protein MHLTVEEKVKIIKDFKNSGVKATQFAPTRNVSVVSLRNWVKKYEQGGEEALKTKYEK, encoded by the coding sequence ATGCATTTAACAGTTGAAGAAAAAGTTAAAATTATTAAAGATTTCAAAAATAGTGGTGTCAAAGCTACTCAATTTGCACCAACAAGAAATGTAAGTGTTGTTTCTCTTAGAAATTGAGTTAAAAAATACGAACAAGGCGGAGAAGAAGCTTTGAAAACAAAATACGAAAAGTAG
- the fba gene encoding class II fructose-1,6-bisphosphate aldolase has protein sequence MSRIYHSKLVNSTKMVKDAHANKYAIGHFNINNLEWTKSILEAAQESNTPVIIATSEGALKYMGGAPVVVGMVNGLLETLNITVPVALHLDHGQSVEMAKKCIEAGYSSVMFDGSHLPYEENISKVKELMDFANEHEVSVEAEIGSIGGEEDGVVGEGELGDPNQAAEMATTGITMLAAGIGNIHGKYPEWWKSLSFDTLEELQAACKLPMVLHGGSGIPQDQVEKAIKLGISKINVNTELQLAFRDATREYIEAKKDLDDEAKGFDPRKLLAPGYKALKQTFMDLTKVFGCQGKA, from the coding sequence ATGTCAAGAATTTATCATTCAAAATTAGTTAATTCTACAAAAATGGTAAAAGATGCTCATGCAAATAAATACGCAATTGGTCACTTTAACATTAATAACTTAGAATGAACTAAATCTATTTTAGAAGCAGCTCAAGAATCAAATACACCAGTTATTATTGCTACTTCAGAAGGAGCATTAAAATATATGGGTGGAGCACCAGTGGTAGTTGGGATGGTTAATGGTTTATTAGAAACATTAAACATTACTGTACCAGTTGCTTTACACTTAGATCATGGTCAATCAGTTGAAATGGCTAAAAAATGTATAGAAGCAGGATATTCATCAGTTATGTTTGATGGATCACACTTACCATACGAAGAAAACATTTCAAAAGTTAAAGAATTAATGGACTTTGCAAATGAACATGAAGTTTCAGTTGAAGCTGAAATTGGCTCAATTGGTGGAGAAGAAGACGGAGTTGTTGGTGAAGGTGAATTAGGAGATCCTAATCAAGCAGCAGAAATGGCAACTACAGGAATTACAATGTTAGCTGCTGGAATTGGAAATATTCATGGAAAATATCCAGAATGATGAAAATCATTATCATTTGATACATTAGAAGAATTACAAGCAGCATGTAAATTACCAATGGTTTTACATGGGGGTTCAGGAATTCCTCAAGATCAAGTTGAAAAAGCTATTAAATTAGGAATTTCAAAAATTAATGTTAACACAGAATTACAATTAGCTTTCAGAGATGCAACAAGAGAATACATTGAAGCTAAAAAAGATTTAGATGATGAAGCTAAAGGATTTGATCCACGTAAATTATTAGCACCAGGATATAAAGCTTTAAAACAAACATTCATGGACTTAACAAAAGTTTTTGGTTGTCAAGGAAAAGCTTAA
- a CDS encoding thymidine kinase produces the protein MSYRMNPNSKRGWIELITGCMFAGKTEEFIRRLKRYKYAQQNVLVFKPLIDDRYSKQDIFSHSGMSIESLPVKDSTELYEIFKAEQVKKKIDIIGIDEVQFLDIKIVEVISKIADEGVIVIVNGLDKDFKNNPFQNVDKLLVEAEYVDKLTSICHKCGGNANRTQRIIDGKPAKADEPIIVISANEKYEARCRHCYIKPE, from the coding sequence ATGAGTTACAGAATGAATCCAAATAGTAAAAGAGGTTGAATAGAATTAATAACTGGCTGTATGTTTGCTGGTAAAACAGAAGAGTTTATTAGAAGACTTAAAAGATACAAATATGCACAACAAAATGTACTAGTTTTTAAACCATTAATTGATGATAGATATTCTAAGCAAGATATATTTTCTCATTCAGGAATGAGCATAGAGTCACTTCCGGTAAAAGATAGTACTGAACTATATGAAATATTTAAAGCTGAACAGGTAAAGAAAAAAATTGATATAATTGGTATTGATGAGGTTCAATTTTTAGATATAAAAATTGTAGAGGTAATTTCAAAAATTGCAGATGAAGGAGTTATAGTAATTGTAAATGGTCTTGACAAAGACTTTAAAAATAACCCATTTCAAAATGTTGATAAATTATTAGTTGAAGCAGAATATGTTGATAAATTAACTTCAATATGTCATAAATGTGGTGGAAATGCAAACAGAACACAGAGAATTATTGATGGCAAGCCAGCTAAAGCTGATGAACCAATTATAGTTATTTCAGCAAATGAAAAATATGAAGCTAGATGTAGACATTGTTATATAAAACCAGAATAG
- the hpt gene encoding hypoxanthine phosphoribosyltransferase yields the protein MNFKHNLKVLISKEDIEKGIVSLADQINQKYKDEQVSLIAIMNGSVFFFADLARKLNMPIKMDTIVVSSYSGTESTREIKFHKEITKPIVTNQNVIIIEDIIDTGQTLTAVYEYLQSLNPKSLEIVTLADKVGCHNDFKYEYKSIFQVPNKFVVGYGFEIDDLYRQLDQIYSVED from the coding sequence ATGAACTTTAAACATAATTTAAAAGTATTAATTTCAAAAGAAGATATTGAAAAGGGAATAGTTAGTTTAGCTGATCAAATTAATCAAAAGTATAAAGATGAACAAGTTAGTTTAATTGCAATAATGAATGGTTCTGTCTTTTTCTTTGCGGATTTAGCAAGAAAATTAAATATGCCTATAAAAATGGATACAATTGTGGTTTCCAGTTATTCTGGCACAGAATCAACAAGGGAAATTAAATTTCATAAAGAAATTACAAAGCCAATTGTAACAAATCAAAATGTAATAATTATTGAAGATATTATAGATACAGGACAAACATTAACTGCTGTTTATGAATATCTTCAGTCATTAAATCCAAAATCATTGGAAATAGTAACTTTAGCTGATAAAGTAGGATGTCATAATGATTTTAAATATGAGTACAAATCAATTTTCCAGGTACCTAATAAATTTGTTGTTGGTTATGGTTTTGAAATAGATGATTTGTATAGACAATTAGATCAAATTTATAGTGTTGAAGATTAA
- the prmC gene encoding peptide chain release factor N(5)-glutamine methyltransferase has translation MTVNELKTQYVPTFFTLAEFKEIIIYITNKSDLNFVMDNQLSKEESDLFLTLVNNFKSSKKPIAYLTGNKYFYKFDFFVNENVLIPRPETELIVDEILKYDINEKNIFDICCGSGCIGITVKNINSKFNLVLSDISEKALEVAKINLKKFNQKATVLQADFLDVFKKTNIIPDIIAINPPYIDISDQNISENVKKYEPNIALFAKNNGLEFYKILFNSLDDLFKLNKKLIIICEFGFQQKKEIKYLFSPLIVKYRIDFKKDYSNNWRVFTITSKENYE, from the coding sequence ATGACTGTAAATGAATTAAAAACTCAATATGTTCCAACTTTTTTTACATTAGCTGAATTTAAAGAAATAATTATTTATATAACAAATAAATCTGATTTAAACTTTGTAATGGATAATCAATTATCAAAGGAAGAATCAGATTTATTTTTGACATTAGTAAATAATTTCAAATCTTCAAAAAAGCCAATTGCTTATCTAACTGGAAATAAATATTTTTATAAGTTTGATTTTTTTGTAAACGAAAATGTTTTAATTCCAAGACCAGAAACTGAATTAATTGTTGATGAGATTTTAAAATATGATATAAACGAAAAAAATATATTTGATATTTGCTGTGGAAGTGGTTGTATTGGTATAACAGTGAAAAATATAAATTCAAAATTTAATTTAGTACTAAGTGATATTTCAGAAAAGGCATTAGAGGTTGCTAAAATAAACTTGAAAAAATTTAATCAGAAGGCTACTGTTTTACAAGCGGATTTTTTGGATGTCTTTAAAAAGACAAATATAATTCCAGATATTATTGCAATTAATCCTCCTTATATTGATATAAGTGATCAAAATATTTCAGAAAACGTAAAAAAATATGAACCAAATATAGCTTTATTTGCAAAAAATAATGGCTTAGAGTTTTATAAGATTTTATTTAATTCCTTAGATGATCTTTTCAAATTAAATAAAAAATTAATTATTATATGTGAATTTGGATTTCAACAAAAGAAAGAAATTAAATATCTTTTTTCTCCATTAATAGTAAAATATAGAATAGATTTTAAAAAGGACTATTCAAATAATTGAAGAGTGTTTACTATTACATCTAAGGAGAATTATGAATAA
- a CDS encoding NCS2 family permease: MEKNNKSKDSILKADKSKNATAISNNRIARYFKFNDMKTTFKKEIIGGISTLLAMMYILSVEPDILRRAESITTIGESNSVYMDLNGVFLATALVAFLATFVMGISANVPIGLAPSMGLNAMFAFNVAGNIGFEGALIATLISSILFCVVSVTKLRTIMIKSLPKSVHLSIGVGIGFFIAYVGISNIGWVANDGGIPIASLSDFKMTYPAIILGTVALFAAIFLNFKKFFAPVACVMIIGFIIAMILVNTVENDAIQESFKNAKFSEIDWNYKSLFTGFWSNLEGTTKQFVNPKIWINPTMYISIFVFIILNFFDATGTITTINIELNREAGTNNEIPHKALIIDAGATIVGSVAGVSHMACYAESCVGISQGARTGFAAIITSLGFLISIVLFPIFKMMPSCITGAATVFIGTIMIKSITGIEWDKPEMGLAAFFSIMFMVVTYNIANGIALGIIAYTVGALATGKAKTLNPIIWILDLIFILYFVANAFI; encoded by the coding sequence ATGGAAAAAAATAACAAGAGTAAAGACTCGATTCTAAAAGCAGATAAAAGTAAAAACGCTACTGCTATTTCAAATAATAGAATCGCTAGATATTTTAAATTTAATGATATGAAGACAACTTTTAAAAAGGAAATTATTGGAGGTATTTCAACACTTTTAGCAATGATGTATATACTATCTGTTGAACCAGATATTTTACGTAGAGCAGAGAGTATAACTACAATTGGTGAATCAAATTCAGTTTATATGGATTTAAATGGTGTATTTTTAGCAACAGCATTAGTTGCTTTCTTAGCAACTTTTGTAATGGGTATATCAGCAAATGTACCAATTGGTCTAGCACCAAGTATGGGATTAAATGCTATGTTTGCATTTAATGTAGCAGGTAATATTGGATTTGAAGGTGCACTAATTGCTACTTTAATATCAAGTATTTTATTTTGTGTTGTATCAGTTACAAAATTAAGAACAATAATGATTAAAAGTTTACCAAAATCAGTGCATTTATCAATTGGTGTTGGTATTGGATTTTTCATTGCTTACGTTGGAATTTCAAATATTGGATGAGTAGCAAATGATGGTGGTATTCCAATTGCTAGTTTAAGTGATTTTAAAATGACTTATCCAGCAATCATTTTAGGTACTGTTGCTTTATTTGCTGCAATATTTTTAAATTTTAAAAAATTCTTTGCACCAGTGGCTTGTGTTATGATTATCGGATTTATTATTGCCATGATCTTAGTAAATACAGTTGAAAATGATGCAATTCAAGAATCATTTAAAAATGCTAAATTTAGTGAAATAGATTGAAATTATAAAAGCTTATTTACAGGATTTTGATCAAATTTAGAGGGAACAACAAAACAATTTGTAAATCCTAAAATTTGAATTAATCCAACAATGTATATATCAATATTTGTATTTATAATTTTAAATTTCTTTGATGCAACAGGAACAATTACAACAATTAATATTGAATTAAATAGAGAAGCAGGAACTAATAATGAAATCCCACATAAAGCTTTAATAATTGATGCAGGTGCAACAATTGTTGGGTCAGTTGCTGGAGTTTCACATATGGCATGTTATGCAGAAAGTTGTGTTGGTATCTCACAAGGAGCTAGAACAGGTTTTGCAGCAATTATTACTTCATTAGGATTTTTAATAAGTATTGTTTTATTTCCAATTTTTAAAATGATGCCTTCATGTATAACTGGGGCAGCAACAGTATTTATTGGAACAATAATGATAAAATCAATTACAGGAATTGAATGAGATAAACCAGAAATGGGTCTTGCAGCATTCTTCTCAATAATGTTTATGGTGGTCACTTACAATATTGCAAATGGTATAGCATTAGGAATCATTGCATATACTGTTGGAGCACTTGCTACAGGAAAAGCAAAAACATTAAATCCTATAATTTGAATATTAGATTTAATATTTATACTCTATTTTGTAGCCAATGCATTTATTTAA
- the prfA gene encoding peptide chain release factor 1: MNKRTLEALEVMEARANSIDETIQKEETLKDIKLLTELNKERSNLEEIVAKYQEFKKVNQDIEESKEILETEKDDEMRSLAKLQLEEAQEAIIIIEEQLDLLLLPKDPNDDKNVIFEIRGAAGGDEANIFAGDLFRLYTKYAEKNNWKIEVMDVNESAAGGFSQISFMLKGDKVYSKMKFESGSHRVQRVPKTESKGRIQTSTATVAVLPEVSDVEVEIKNADLRIDTYRASGAGGQHINTTDSAVRITHIPTGIVAASQDGRSQHDNKDKAMTLLRARVYEAELEKQQTEAASLRKNAVGTGARSEKIRTYNYAQNRVTDHRVNLTLNKLDQVMEGNLDEIIVELVNDEQRQLITQQIEE, translated from the coding sequence ATGAATAAGAGAACTTTAGAAGCCTTAGAAGTAATGGAAGCAAGAGCGAATTCTATTGATGAAACAATTCAGAAAGAAGAGACTTTAAAGGACATTAAACTTCTTACAGAATTAAATAAGGAAAGATCAAACTTAGAAGAAATCGTTGCTAAATATCAAGAGTTTAAAAAAGTTAATCAAGATATTGAAGAATCAAAAGAAATTTTGGAAACTGAGAAAGATGATGAAATGAGAAGTCTTGCTAAACTTCAATTAGAAGAGGCACAAGAAGCTATTATTATAATCGAAGAACAACTTGATTTACTTTTACTACCTAAGGACCCAAACGATGATAAAAATGTTATTTTTGAAATTAGGGGTGCAGCAGGTGGAGATGAAGCAAATATATTTGCAGGTGACTTATTTAGACTATACACAAAATATGCAGAGAAAAATAACTGAAAAATTGAAGTTATGGATGTAAATGAATCTGCAGCAGGGGGTTTTAGTCAAATATCATTTATGCTTAAAGGTGATAAAGTTTATTCAAAAATGAAATTTGAATCTGGTAGTCATAGAGTACAGAGAGTTCCAAAAACCGAATCAAAAGGGAGAATTCAAACATCAACTGCTACAGTAGCAGTACTTCCAGAAGTAAGTGATGTTGAGGTGGAAATTAAAAATGCAGATTTAAGAATAGATACTTATAGAGCATCAGGAGCAGGTGGTCAACATATTAATACAACTGATTCAGCTGTTAGAATTACACACATTCCTACTGGAATTGTTGCAGCATCACAAGATGGACGAAGCCAACATGATAATAAAGATAAAGCAATGACTTTATTAAGAGCAAGAGTATATGAAGCAGAATTAGAAAAACAACAAACAGAAGCTGCAAGTTTAAGAAAAAACGCCGTTGGTACTGGGGCAAGAAGTGAAAAAATAAGAACTTATAACTATGCACAAAATAGAGTAACAGATCATAGAGTTAATTTAACTTTAAATAAATTAGATCAAGTTATGGAAGGTAATTTAGATGAAATCATTGTTGAATTAGTTAACGATGAACAAAGACAATTAATTACTCAACAAATAGAGGAATAA